The following coding sequences lie in one Sorghum bicolor cultivar BTx623 chromosome 6, Sorghum_bicolor_NCBIv3, whole genome shotgun sequence genomic window:
- the LOC8060176 gene encoding uncharacterized protein LOC8060176 isoform X2, producing MVRSNANANALLWKEGPVRKVWKLSFCKESELSRDKVARTDIVAAIDEIISDVRSPEAPHRLRLGVLANLLFGIVRIFSKKIEFLLHDFNFNALCRSFQLSQLAEPTVSSGRLTPRILNQVNKDVRVGRLVVGQQNTSKVTKTVHAVRTTEVSSAISSEGHSVRVETEVTVGISVVIKEARVPDGLPTFTRPTRFELDSFDLGIAEDIDDEGDDHHQLAHQDIQLRDERHHAPYFYEPYQTTPCSYAVDSACFMPEYIALPNHILDLTEIENKDADSAWFTPLKDVLSPEMMDMVAEAKNLAKESKTGDNSVREVNTDENNGGSDCTMISIPLQENQELQYSDNALENMACGSRSANYTTEASENDSLLGKLNTATPAAGFPELGNDTGEESLEPLVLRCKTRADNELSPSTPEPVQEGIPEPSSSSRFRVRTPAKTEKSQATRKRRRSLLYKKQDYIQTERESQRRVRRKLTWSLFYDEGTVLSNEMLRGAIENASDLVQQRRKAPHTHLDIWRVAKLGSLPYTFMDPLIPYQTSIPLARGTAPEAPESSCEESVKARRRLSYEQSESIHACKDTGSTERESILDALRKSKLEEPIDSGVPVDCQITWPVQDEVCACNEDTRKEKSAQVRGDEPSSKVPSKDGLHESENQIPLHIEAPNAAVDSIDEDILVDEEHSRDEGLQNSTRTRKIASLLHQLFLNQKIKEGTATLSLSQVLEGTKRKTAASFFFETLVLKNRGLVEVNQEQHYDDIILSATPKLEAEFQHCGN from the exons ATGGTCCGCTCCAACGCCAACGCCAACGCCCTGCTGTGGAAGGAGGGCCCGGTCCGGAAGGTGTGGAAGCTGTCGTTCTGCAAAGAGTCAGAGCTCAGCCGGGACAAGGTCGCGCGCACAGACATCGTCGCCGCCATTG ATGAGATTATTTCGGATGTGCGCAGCCCAGAAGCTCCGCATAGACTTCGCCTCGGAGTACTGGCAAATCTTCTGTTCGGAATTGTTAGGATATTCTCCAAGAAAATTGAATTCCTCCTCCATGATTTCAATTTCAATGCGCTTTGTCGGTCATTTCAACTAAGTCAACTTGCTGAACCTACTGTATCAAGTGGAAGGTTGACACCCAGAATTTTGAATCAAGTGAATAAAGATGTCCGTGTAGGAAGGTTAGTGGTAGGCCAGCAAAACACCAGCAAAGTGACAAAAACTGTTCATGCCGTGAGAACAACTGAAGTCTCTAGTGCAATATCAAGTGAAGGCCACTCTGTAAGGGTAGAAACAGAAGTTACTGTAGGGATATCTGTGGTAATCAAAGAAGCACGTGTGCCAGATGGTCTGCCAACCTTCACAAGACCGACAAGATTTGAGCTTGACTCTTTTGATTTGGGGATTGCTGAAGATAT AGATGATGAAGGTGATGACCACCATCAGTTGGCACACCAAG ATATTCAATTGAGAGATGAAAGACATCATGCCCCCTATTTTTATGAG CCTTATCAGACGACGCCATGTTCATATGCTGTTGATTCTGCTTGTTTTATGCCGGAATACAT TGCTCTTCCAAATCATATTCTAGACTTAACCGAAATAGAAAACAAGGATGCTGATTCTGCTTGGTTCACACCATTGAAGGA TGTTCTTTCACCTGAGATGATGGATATGGTGGCTGAAGCAAAGAATCTTGCAAAGGAAAGCAAAACTGGGGATAATTCTGTAAGAGAAGTGAACACGGATGAGAATAATGGGGGTTCTGATTGTACTATGATTTCTATCCCTCTGCAAGA AAATCAAGAACTGCAATACTCTGATAATGCTCTGGAGAATATGGCTTGTGGAAGTCGGAGTGCAAATTACACAACTGAAGCATCAGAAAATGATTCACTGCTAGGAAAGTTGAATACTGCCACACCTGCAGCAGGATTTCCAGAGCTTGGCAATGACACTGGAGAAGAGTCACTTGAACCTCTTGTCCTAAGATGTAAAACAAGGGCAGATAATGAGTTATCACCTTCTACTCCAGAGCCTGTGCAGGAGGGTATCCCAG AGCCATCCTCTTCTTCTAGATTTAGAGTTAGGACACCAGCTAAAACTGAGAAGAGCCAGGCTactagaaaaagaagaagatcatTATTATACAAAAAGCAGGATTATATACAGACAGAACGAGAAAGCCAGCGGAGGGTTAGGAGAAAGTTAACTTGGTCATTGTTTTATGATGAGGGCACCGTGCTGTCAAATGA GATGTTGAGAGGAGCAATAGAGAATGCAAGTGATCTTGTGCAGCAGAGAAGGAAGGCGCCTCACACACATCTTGATATTTGGAGGGTGGCAAAATTGGGATCTCTGCCATACACCTTCATGGATCCACTGATTCCAT ATCAGACTTCAATCCCCCTTGCACGCGGTACTGCACCAGAGGCACCTGAAAGTTCATGTGAGGAATCAGTTAAAGCCCGGAGGCGTCTTTCCTATGAACAGTCTGAATCCATCCATGCTTGCAAGGATACTGGAAGCACAGAACGAGAAAGCATTTTAGATGCATTAAGAAAAAGTAAACTGGAAGAGCCAATTGACTCTGGGGTTCCTGTTGACTGTCAAATAACTTGGCCTGTTCAAGATGAAGTTTGTGCATGTAATGAAGATACAAGAAAAGAGAAGAGCGCTCAAGTCAGAGGAGATGAACCTAGTTCTAAAGTACCATCGAAGGACGGACTACATGAATCAGAAAACCAAATTCCATTGCACATTGAAGCACCGAATGCTGCTGTAGATAGTATAGATGAG GATATTCTTGTAGACGAAGAGCACTCCAGAGATGAAG GTTTGCAGAATTCAACAAGGACTAG GAAAATAGCAAGTCTCCTTCATCAGCTATTCCTGAACCAGAAGATAAAGGAGGGAACTGCTACTTTAAGTCTCAGTCAAGTCCTTGAAGGGACAAAGAGGAAAACTGCAGCATCATTCTTCTTTGAAACTCTG GTTCTGAAGAATCGAGGGCTTGTAGAAGTTAACCAAGAACAGCATTACGATGATATTATACTCTCAGCGACTCCAAAACTCGAAGCAGAGTTTCAGCATTGTGGGAACTAA
- the LOC8060176 gene encoding uncharacterized protein LOC8060176 isoform X1, with translation MVRSNANANALLWKEGPVRKVWKLSFCKESELSRDKVARTDIVAAIDEIISDVRSPEAPHRLRLGVLANLLFGIVRIFSKKIEFLLHDFNFNALCRSFQLSQLAEPTVSSGRLTPRILNQVNKDVRVGRLVVGQQNTSKVTKTVHAVRTTEVSSAISSEGHSVRVETEVTVGISVVIKEARVPDGLPTFTRPTRFELDSFDLGIAEDIDDEGDDHHQLAHQDIQLRDERHHAPYFYEPYQTTPCSYAVDSACFMPEYIALPNHILDLTEIENKDADSAWFTPLKDVLSPEMMDMVAEAKNLAKESKTGDNSVREVNTDENNGGSDCTMISIPLQENQELQYSDNALENMACGSRSANYTTEASENDSLLGKLNTATPAAGFPELGNDTGEESLEPLVLRCKTRADNELSPSTPEPVQEGIPEPSSSSRFRVRTPAKTEKSQATRKRRRSLLYKKQDYIQTERESQRRVRRKLTWSLFYDEGTVLSNDSYCRMLRGAIENASDLVQQRRKAPHTHLDIWRVAKLGSLPYTFMDPLIPYQTSIPLARGTAPEAPESSCEESVKARRRLSYEQSESIHACKDTGSTERESILDALRKSKLEEPIDSGVPVDCQITWPVQDEVCACNEDTRKEKSAQVRGDEPSSKVPSKDGLHESENQIPLHIEAPNAAVDSIDEDILVDEEHSRDEGLQNSTRTRKIASLLHQLFLNQKIKEGTATLSLSQVLEGTKRKTAASFFFETLVLKNRGLVEVNQEQHYDDIILSATPKLEAEFQHCGN, from the exons ATGGTCCGCTCCAACGCCAACGCCAACGCCCTGCTGTGGAAGGAGGGCCCGGTCCGGAAGGTGTGGAAGCTGTCGTTCTGCAAAGAGTCAGAGCTCAGCCGGGACAAGGTCGCGCGCACAGACATCGTCGCCGCCATTG ATGAGATTATTTCGGATGTGCGCAGCCCAGAAGCTCCGCATAGACTTCGCCTCGGAGTACTGGCAAATCTTCTGTTCGGAATTGTTAGGATATTCTCCAAGAAAATTGAATTCCTCCTCCATGATTTCAATTTCAATGCGCTTTGTCGGTCATTTCAACTAAGTCAACTTGCTGAACCTACTGTATCAAGTGGAAGGTTGACACCCAGAATTTTGAATCAAGTGAATAAAGATGTCCGTGTAGGAAGGTTAGTGGTAGGCCAGCAAAACACCAGCAAAGTGACAAAAACTGTTCATGCCGTGAGAACAACTGAAGTCTCTAGTGCAATATCAAGTGAAGGCCACTCTGTAAGGGTAGAAACAGAAGTTACTGTAGGGATATCTGTGGTAATCAAAGAAGCACGTGTGCCAGATGGTCTGCCAACCTTCACAAGACCGACAAGATTTGAGCTTGACTCTTTTGATTTGGGGATTGCTGAAGATAT AGATGATGAAGGTGATGACCACCATCAGTTGGCACACCAAG ATATTCAATTGAGAGATGAAAGACATCATGCCCCCTATTTTTATGAG CCTTATCAGACGACGCCATGTTCATATGCTGTTGATTCTGCTTGTTTTATGCCGGAATACAT TGCTCTTCCAAATCATATTCTAGACTTAACCGAAATAGAAAACAAGGATGCTGATTCTGCTTGGTTCACACCATTGAAGGA TGTTCTTTCACCTGAGATGATGGATATGGTGGCTGAAGCAAAGAATCTTGCAAAGGAAAGCAAAACTGGGGATAATTCTGTAAGAGAAGTGAACACGGATGAGAATAATGGGGGTTCTGATTGTACTATGATTTCTATCCCTCTGCAAGA AAATCAAGAACTGCAATACTCTGATAATGCTCTGGAGAATATGGCTTGTGGAAGTCGGAGTGCAAATTACACAACTGAAGCATCAGAAAATGATTCACTGCTAGGAAAGTTGAATACTGCCACACCTGCAGCAGGATTTCCAGAGCTTGGCAATGACACTGGAGAAGAGTCACTTGAACCTCTTGTCCTAAGATGTAAAACAAGGGCAGATAATGAGTTATCACCTTCTACTCCAGAGCCTGTGCAGGAGGGTATCCCAG AGCCATCCTCTTCTTCTAGATTTAGAGTTAGGACACCAGCTAAAACTGAGAAGAGCCAGGCTactagaaaaagaagaagatcatTATTATACAAAAAGCAGGATTATATACAGACAGAACGAGAAAGCCAGCGGAGGGTTAGGAGAAAGTTAACTTGGTCATTGTTTTATGATGAGGGCACCGTGCTGTCAAATGA TTCTTATTGTAGGATGTTGAGAGGAGCAATAGAGAATGCAAGTGATCTTGTGCAGCAGAGAAGGAAGGCGCCTCACACACATCTTGATATTTGGAGGGTGGCAAAATTGGGATCTCTGCCATACACCTTCATGGATCCACTGATTCCAT ATCAGACTTCAATCCCCCTTGCACGCGGTACTGCACCAGAGGCACCTGAAAGTTCATGTGAGGAATCAGTTAAAGCCCGGAGGCGTCTTTCCTATGAACAGTCTGAATCCATCCATGCTTGCAAGGATACTGGAAGCACAGAACGAGAAAGCATTTTAGATGCATTAAGAAAAAGTAAACTGGAAGAGCCAATTGACTCTGGGGTTCCTGTTGACTGTCAAATAACTTGGCCTGTTCAAGATGAAGTTTGTGCATGTAATGAAGATACAAGAAAAGAGAAGAGCGCTCAAGTCAGAGGAGATGAACCTAGTTCTAAAGTACCATCGAAGGACGGACTACATGAATCAGAAAACCAAATTCCATTGCACATTGAAGCACCGAATGCTGCTGTAGATAGTATAGATGAG GATATTCTTGTAGACGAAGAGCACTCCAGAGATGAAG GTTTGCAGAATTCAACAAGGACTAG GAAAATAGCAAGTCTCCTTCATCAGCTATTCCTGAACCAGAAGATAAAGGAGGGAACTGCTACTTTAAGTCTCAGTCAAGTCCTTGAAGGGACAAAGAGGAAAACTGCAGCATCATTCTTCTTTGAAACTCTG GTTCTGAAGAATCGAGGGCTTGTAGAAGTTAACCAAGAACAGCATTACGATGATATTATACTCTCAGCGACTCCAAAACTCGAAGCAGAGTTTCAGCATTGTGGGAACTAA